From a single Capsicum annuum cultivar UCD-10X-F1 chromosome 12, UCD10Xv1.1, whole genome shotgun sequence genomic region:
- the LOC124889329 gene encoding uncharacterized protein LOC124889329 isoform X1, whose product MLRMKEMLGMGEMLEEMLKLQMLVEMLKLQLLEVKMLLELRNMVLEKDSKTEEVEALGMKKAELTILMVIEGGLGILGEVAAKNIPQIKCMTQDIIKFTQLQDLVQEHDDKKHAENRGESGGDAEA is encoded by the exons ATGTTGAGAATGAAGGAGATGCTGGGAATGGGGGAGATGCTGGAGGAGATGCTGAAGCTTCAAATGTTAGTGGAAATGCTGAAGCTTCAATTGTTGGAAGTGAAAATGCTGCTGGAGCTTCGAAATATGGTTCTTGAAAAG GACTCAAAAACTGAGGAGGTGGAGGCACTTGGAATGAAAAAAGCTGAACTTACTATACTAATGGTGATAGAAGGAGGGTTGGGCATACTTGGAGAAGTTGCTGCGAAAAATATTCCGCAGATCAAATGTATGACTCAGGATATAATAAAGTTCACACAATTACAAGATCTTGTACAGGAACATGATGACAAAAAACACGCTGAGAATAGAGGAGAGAGTGGAGGAGATGCGGAAGCTTAA
- the LOC124889329 gene encoding uncharacterized protein LOC124889329 isoform X2, whose amino-acid sequence MLGMGEMLEEMLKLQMLVEMLKLQLLEVKMLLELRNMVLEKDSKTEEVEALGMKKAELTILMVIEGGLGILGEVAAKNIPQIKCMTQDIIKFTQLQDLVQEHDDKKHAENRGESGGDAEA is encoded by the exons ATGCTGGGAATGGGGGAGATGCTGGAGGAGATGCTGAAGCTTCAAATGTTAGTGGAAATGCTGAAGCTTCAATTGTTGGAAGTGAAAATGCTGCTGGAGCTTCGAAATATGGTTCTTGAAAAG GACTCAAAAACTGAGGAGGTGGAGGCACTTGGAATGAAAAAAGCTGAACTTACTATACTAATGGTGATAGAAGGAGGGTTGGGCATACTTGGAGAAGTTGCTGCGAAAAATATTCCGCAGATCAAATGTATGACTCAGGATATAATAAAGTTCACACAATTACAAGATCTTGTACAGGAACATGATGACAAAAAACACGCTGAGAATAGAGGAGAGAGTGGAGGAGATGCGGAAGCTTAA